GCGCCGTCCCGGCCCCGTCCCGGCGTCGTCCCCGTGGCGGAACCCACACGTCCGTGGAGATCCCGCAGGAGCCTCGGGGCCCCCGCGAAGGGCGCGTGAAGGTCGTACGGAGATCGGCACCCGCCGCCTTGTTGACGCGTCGGCCGCGGATCTACGGTCGTCAGGTCCCGGTACCCGTCCCCCCGAAGAGCCCGTCCCCGAAGAGCCGCAGTGCCAGGTGCCTCCCGTACCCGCACCCGGGAGGGGCCCGGCCCGCGCGGTGGCGGCGTCGTCCGGCCCGTACCTGGCCCGCGCCGGACGCCGGCCCACCCGGTGCCGCCGCCCCGGGACTCCCCACCCGGGGGCGGCCGGCGGCGGTCAGCCGTGCATGCGGTTGGCCGCCGAGACGGCCCGCAGTACGGCGGCCGCCTTGTTGCGGCACTCCTCGTCCTCCGCGACCGGGTCGGAGTCGGCCACGATGCCGGCGCCGGCCTGCACGTACGCGGTGCCGTCCCGCAGCAGCGCGGTGCGGATGGCGATGGCGGTGTCGGAGTCGCCGGCGAAGTCGAGGTAGCCGACGCAGCCCCCGTACAGGCCGCGCCGGACCGGCTCCAGCTCCTCGATGATCTGCAGCGCGCGCGGCTTGGGCGCGCCGGAGAGGGTGCCGGCCGGGAAGCAGGCGGTGAGCACGTCGAACGCGGTACGGCCCGGCGCTACCTGCCCGGTGACGGTGGAGACGATGTGCATCACGTGCGAGTAGCGCTCGACGGACATGAAGTCGACCACCTCGACGCTGCCCGGCTCGCACACCCGGCCCAGGTCGTTGCGGCCGAGGTCGACGAGCATCAGGTGCTCGGCGCGCTCCTTGGGGTCGGCCAGCAGTTCGTCGGCGAGCGCCGCGTCGGCCTGCGGGGTGGTGCCGCGCGGGCGGGTGCCGGCGATGGGGTGGACCATGGCCCGGCCCTCCTCGACCTTCACCAGCGCCTCGGGGCTGGAGCCCACGACGTCGAAGCCGCCCTCGGTGGTGCCTCCCTCGCCGGGGAAGCGCAGCAGGTACATGTACGGGCTCGGGTTGGTGGCCCGCAGCACCCGGTAGACGTCCAGCGCGGAGGCGGCGCAGGGGGTGCTGAACCGCTGCGAGGGCACCACCTGGAACGCCTCGCCGGCCCGGATGCGCTCCTTGATGTCCTCGACGGCCCCCCGGAACGCCTCGCCGCCCCACCGCTCGGTGTACGCGGGCAGTTCGGACGGGGGCAGGGTGACCGGCGGGTGCTCCAGCGGCCGGGCCAGGTCGGCCTCCATGGCGTCGAGCCGCGCCACGGCGTCGGCGTACGCCTCGTCGACGCCGCTGTCCTGGTCGTTGTGGTTGATCGCGTTGGCGATCAGCAGGACGGAGCCGTCCCAGTGGTCCAGCACGGCGAGGTCGGAGGTGAGCAGCATCGTCAGGTCGGGCAGGCCGAGCTCGTCGGCGCTGTGGTCGCCGACCCGCTCCAGCCGGCGGACGACGTCGTAGCCGAGGTAGCCGACCATGCCGCCGGTGAAGGGGGGCATCCCGGAGCCGAGGTCGCGCGGGGTGTGCAGGGCCTGGACGGTGGCCCGCAGCGCGGCCAGCGGGTCGCCGTCGACGGGCACGCCGACCGGCGGTTCGCCGAGCCAGTGGGCCTGGCCGTCGCGTTCGGTGAGCGCGGCGGCGGAGCGGACGCCGACGAAGGAGTACCGGGACCACGACCGTCCGCCCTCGCCGGAGCCCATGTCGGCGGACTCCAGCAGGAAGGTGCCCGCGCGCTCCCCGGCGAGCTTGCGGTACAGCCCGACGGGCGTGTCACCGTCCGCGAGCAGCCTGCGGGAGACGGGGATGACCCGGCGATCGGCGGCCAGCTTGCGGAAGGTGGGGAGGTCCATGGCGTTCATGGCCGCAGAGACTAGCGGGACGGGGGCCGGGCGCGACGGTTTGACCGCGAAGCGGGACACCCGGGCACCCGGCCGGGGACGCTCAGCCGAGCAGGACGTCCTCGTCGAAGCAGGTGCGGGCTCCGGTGTGGCAGGCCGCGCCCACCTGGTCGACGCGGACCAGCAGGGTGTCGCCGTCGCAGTCCAGGGCGACGGACTTCACGTGCTGGAAGTGGCCGGAGGTGTCGCCCTTGACCCAGTACTCCTGGCGGCTGCGGCTCCAGTAGGTGCAGCGGCCGGTGGTGAGGGTGCGGTGCAGCGCCTCGTCGTCCATCCAGCCGAGCATGAGCACCTCGCCGGTGTCGTACTGCTGGGCGACGGCCGGGACGAGCCCGTCGGGGGTGCGCTTGAGGCGGGCGGCGATGGCGGGATCGAGCGAGGACATGCCCCCATTCTGCCGCCGGGTGCACGGCCCGGGGAAACGCGTACCGCCCACCGGACGCCCGCGGCCGCCTTCCCGCCGACCGGAACGTCCCACTTCGTGGCCCGAACCGGGTACGCCGGATGCGCCGGGCGCGCGCCGACGGCTCCCGGCGGGACACTCGGCGCTAGCCTGGCGGTATGACGACCCATGCACAGCGTGAACGTCTCCTCCTCGCCGACCTGCTGGAGAACGCCGGTCCGGACGCCCCGACGCTCTGCGCCGGCTGGAGCACCCGGGACCTTGCCGCGCACGTGGTGGTCAGGGAGCGGCGCGGCGACGCGGCGGCCGGCCTCGTCATCCCCCGGCTGGCCGACCGCCTGGACCGGGTCCAGGCCGAGTACGCGGCCCGCCCGTACGAGGAGCTGATCCGGCTGATCCGCACGGGTCCGCCGAAGCTGTCGCCGTTCGCCCTCAAGCAGCTCGACGAGGTGTCCAACACCGTCGAGTTCTACGTGCACGCCGAGGATGTCCGGCGGGCGGCCGACGACTGGACGCCGCGTCCGGTCGACCCGGTCTTCGCCGAGGCCCTGTGGAGCCGCCTGGAGCGGATGGCGCGCGTGGTGGGCCGCCGCTCGCCGGTGGGCCTGGTGCTGCGTCTCCCGGACGGCCGCACGGCGGTGGCCCGCAAGGGCGCGCCCGTCGTCACGGTGACCGGGGAGCCGGCCGAGCTGGTGATGTTCACCTTCGGCCGCCAGGCCGCCGCGAAGGTGGAGGCCGATGGCGACGACGACGCGGTGGCGAAGCTGTACGGCGCGAAGCTCGGCGTCTGACGGACCGCCAGGCGCCCTATCCGCAAGGCGGTTGAGGCGGTCGGCGGCGATGGCTCAGGCCGTGTCGGGGCGGCCGGGCGGCTCATGGGCCCGCTTCGGCCCCTGGCTCGGGACCGGCGGCGTCCCCAGGCGGGCAGCGCGCACCGCCGGGGAGGCCAGGCCCACGACCCCGCCGAACGTGGAAGGCAGGCGGAGCCCACGAAGACGGAGGGCGCCCCC
This portion of the Actinacidiphila yeochonensis CN732 genome encodes:
- a CDS encoding anthranilate synthase component I, which gives rise to MDLPTFRKLAADRRVIPVSRRLLADGDTPVGLYRKLAGERAGTFLLESADMGSGEGGRSWSRYSFVGVRSAAALTERDGQAHWLGEPPVGVPVDGDPLAALRATVQALHTPRDLGSGMPPFTGGMVGYLGYDVVRRLERVGDHSADELGLPDLTMLLTSDLAVLDHWDGSVLLIANAINHNDQDSGVDEAYADAVARLDAMEADLARPLEHPPVTLPPSELPAYTERWGGEAFRGAVEDIKERIRAGEAFQVVPSQRFSTPCAASALDVYRVLRATNPSPYMYLLRFPGEGGTTEGGFDVVGSSPEALVKVEEGRAMVHPIAGTRPRGTTPQADAALADELLADPKERAEHLMLVDLGRNDLGRVCEPGSVEVVDFMSVERYSHVMHIVSTVTGQVAPGRTAFDVLTACFPAGTLSGAPKPRALQIIEELEPVRRGLYGGCVGYLDFAGDSDTAIAIRTALLRDGTAYVQAGAGIVADSDPVAEDEECRNKAAAVLRAVSAANRMHG
- the hisI gene encoding phosphoribosyl-AMP cyclohydrolase, which produces MSSLDPAIAARLKRTPDGLVPAVAQQYDTGEVLMLGWMDDEALHRTLTTGRCTYWSRSRQEYWVKGDTSGHFQHVKSVALDCDGDTLLVRVDQVGAACHTGARTCFDEDVLLG
- a CDS encoding TIGR03085 family metal-binding protein; this translates as MTTHAQRERLLLADLLENAGPDAPTLCAGWSTRDLAAHVVVRERRGDAAAGLVIPRLADRLDRVQAEYAARPYEELIRLIRTGPPKLSPFALKQLDEVSNTVEFYVHAEDVRRAADDWTPRPVDPVFAEALWSRLERMARVVGRRSPVGLVLRLPDGRTAVARKGAPVVTVTGEPAELVMFTFGRQAAAKVEADGDDDAVAKLYGAKLGV